The Panicum virgatum strain AP13 chromosome 5K, P.virgatum_v5, whole genome shotgun sequence genome has a window encoding:
- the LOC120709766 gene encoding uncharacterized protein LOC120709766 — protein sequence MFGRSQSQVPERVRDYHLGLSSGPRQQRIDTGPWTVKGRTSRELLGRAWAKACHAVGIPGRKVDDPYFKAAIVETQKQGVGIKIPSEREIDGKYLDENVKEIEKEIEKWKNEWDECGVTIMCDSWTGPMRNSVINFLVYSGGTMYFLKSINASDKIQDHQYLLKEIRAVVMKVEPHNVVQLVTDNGSNYKKACKILCHEFPTIAWQPCLAHTINLMLKDIGKWPEHDACIRSAQRICSWLYNSNSLHSMMREAIGGELVKWNVTRFGTNYMFLESMYKKKDQFMTWLVSPEFRRSRHFKSETGRYIYECITSLEWWANMEYVINDVEPLYMFLRFADTDKTPNLSEVTMEYQNMRQTYASKFSSDYPRFEKIMAVIDARMTTVMSGTYMATACALNPYVQYSLGTSQKVMAVMRNGLEKMLDTNSAAIALQEFEIFRMKQGEFSSDIARRMAIDRKTSPAAWWATFGGDTTVLSHQKLDKLVFVNYNLRLRLQRATRGVDPYDYDPVSSFMDLSLYRQSSAIQDWMKQSRSNGDPAFDEDSDFTDTPLPSQMFTDIGSSHGHDEDVETWAEETIGDTHLGKRKTKIGPEMRKGKKPRTEEELGSDDTTPEPSGGEDIGDDDDDDDDDDDDDDDDDDDGDGDGDGDGDGDGDGDGNDGNESGGYRISPTIRFTGEEDFTHATQDTDHGAPTSQRQTTSTSRHGRHAPLAYDEDSSNSASSGQYYNPYSTSPPAGGFLWPPPGVVNPPLPQAVAALSYLDYHGYLPYGAPLLQHHPPTYVYLPPTDEPYEGPPGERFED from the exons ATGTTCGGAAGGAGCCAGTCACAAGTCCCCGAGAGAGTTAGGGACTACCATCTAGGGTTGAGCAGTGGTCCACGGCAGCAAAGGATTGATACCGGCCCATGGACTGTCAAGGGGAGGACATCAAGAGAGCTTCTAGGGAGGGCATGGGCGAAGGCGTGCCATGCTGTCGGTATTCCCGGCCGGAAAGTCGATGACCCATACTTTAAAGCTGCGATCGTGGAGACCCAGAAACAAG GTGTTGGAATCAAAATACCATCAGAGAGGGAGATagatggaaaatatttggatgAGAATGTGAAGGAGATAGAGAAAGAGATAGAGAAGTGGAAGAACGAGTGGGATGAATGTGGAGTCACGATCATGTGTGATTCGTGGACGGGGCCTATGCGTAACTCGGTCATTAATTTCTTGGTGTATAGCGGTGGCACCATGTATTTCTTGAAGTCCATCAATGCGTCCGACAAAATACAGGACCATCAATACTTGTTGAAG GAGATACGAGCAGTGGTCATGAAAGTGGAGCCTCACAATGTGGTTCAGCTTGTCACGGATAATGGTTCGAACTACAAAAAAGCCTGCAAAATTCTCTGTCACGAGTTCCCTACcattgcatggcagccttgcctTGCCCATACCATCAACCTTATGCTGAAGGACATAGGGAAGTGGCCGGAGCATGATGCTTGTATTCGAAGCGCGCAACGAATTTGCAGCTGGCTCTACAACTCCAACAGTTTACACAGCATGATGAGGGAAGCCATCGGTGGagagttggtcaagtggaatgtaACAAGATTTGGgaccaactacatgttccttGAAAGCATGTATAAGAAGAAGGACCAGTTCATGACATGGTTAGTGTCACCTGAGTTCCGACGGTCCCGCCACTTCAAAAGTGAAACTGGAAGGTACATTTACGAATGCATCACAAGTCTTGAATGGTGGGCGAATATGGAGTATGTGATCAATGATGTTGAGCCTCTGTACATGTTTTTGAGATTTGCTGACACAGACAAGACACCTAATTTGAGTGAGGTGACAATGGAGTATCAAAACATGAGGCAGACATATGCCAGCAAGTTCAGCAGTGACTACCCCCGGTTTGAAAAGATCATGGCTGTGATAGATGCAAGGATGACCACAGTGATGTCAGGCACATATATGGCCACTGCTTGTGCTCTTAACCCTTATGTGCAGTACAGTTTGGGCACATCACAGAAAGTCATGGCAGTAATGCGCAATGGCCTGGAGAAAATGTTGGATACTAATTCAGCAGCAATTGCATTGCAAGAATTTGAAATATTCAGGATGAAGCAAGGTGAGTTCTCTAGTGACATTGCTAGGCGAATGGCCATTGACCGGAAAACTTCACCAGCTGCTTGGTGGGCTACATTTGGGGGAGATACAACAGT GTTGAGTCACCAGAAATTGGACAAATTGGTCTTTGTGAACTACAACCTCCGCTTGCGTCTGCAACGTGCTACTAGAGGGGTCGATCCATATGACTATGATCCAGTTAGCAGTTTCATGGATCTTTCTTTGTACCGGCAGTCATCAGCAATTCAAGATTGGATGAAGCAATCAAGGTCCAATGGAGACCCAGCATTTGATGAAGACTCAGACTTCACTGACACTCCATTGCCGAGCCAGATGTTCACTGACATAGGCTCTTCTCATGGTCACGATGAAGATGTGGAGACATGGGCCGAAGAAACAATTGGGGACACACATCTGGGAAAAAGGAAGACTAAGATTGGTCCCGAAATGAGAAAAGGGAAGAAACCACGCACTGAGGAGGAGTTAGGTAGTGACGATACCACACCTGAGCCTAGTGGTGGTGAGGAcattggtgatgatgatgatgatgatgatgatgatgatgatgatgatgatgatgatgatgatgatggtgatggtgatggtgatggtgatggtgatggtgatggtgatggtgatggcAATGATGGCAACGAAAGTGGTGGTTATCGTATATCTCCTACTATAAGGTTCACTGGGGAGGAGGACTTCACCCATGCAACACAAGATACAGATCATGGAGCACCTACTTCACAACGACAAACAACATCGACAAGTCGACATGGTCGACATGCCCCACTTGCATATGATGAAGATAGCTCCAACTCTGCCTCTAGTGGTCAGTACTACAACCCTTACAGTACTTCTCCCCCTGCAGGGGGCTTTCTGTGGCCACCACCAGGGGTGGTGAACCCGCCACTTCCGCAGGCAGTTGCAGCATTGTCTTATTTGGATTATCACGGCTACCTACCATATGGAGCTCCACTGTTGCAACATCACCCACCTACGTACGTGTATTTGCCACCAACAGACGAGCCGTATGAGGGACCACCGGGAGAGAGATTTGAGGACTGA